Proteins from a genomic interval of Toxotes jaculatrix isolate fToxJac2 chromosome 5, fToxJac2.pri, whole genome shotgun sequence:
- the osbpl5 gene encoding oxysterol-binding protein-related protein 5 isoform X1, producing MKEENLFHRRFSLCPNATSPPKIDPRTLTRNLSYGGDNDLYNLSPGSETDRNGLSMLSNELSPAQSPGSKSESRMFDGVEKDCPSPTEKLARKESLKVQKQNYRQEKKRAAKELFSALKDPSVVIMSNWLKIRGSLKSWTKLWCALKPGVLLIYKTPKTDHWVGTVLLSACKLIERPSKKDGFCFKLYHPLDKSIWAVKGPKGENVGSITQPLPSNYLIFRAASESDGRCWMDALELALSCSSLYKLTAKAGREGDISTSSESSHILHLLQSTGLTDTELQQLNDTVLLGNHHMEHDGFSDKSEREAHDDWDTTPNENGGRLTEESDMDQSDELSPGPQATAYVEQSTEEMAEAGEASQVETVSEENKGLIWSLLKQLRPGMDLSKVVLPTFILEPRSFLDKLSDYYYHADLLSQAVLEESAYGRIKQVLRWYLSGFYKKPKGLKKPYNPILGETFRCCWLHPQTNSCTFYIAEQVSHHPPISAFYVCNRKDGFSISGSILAKSKFYGNSLSAILDGKARLLFLSKDEEYVITMPYAHCKGILYGTMTLELGGKVTIECEKTKCFTELEFKLKPFLGGSCSVNQISGKIFVGDELLATVDGHWDNEVFIHEKRTGQQETLWNPSTDIRSSRLKRQVVQIDQQGEFESERLWQHVTSAIMDRDQLRATQEKFVLEEAQRREARERGDKPWIPRLFHQDPVTSEWTYRHMDMRPWDPERCLVQFEKDGVIQTHEKSQRQHNGLSYSHSWTSQQKAEVNGKHRKASSQPSSCSQNTESSSTTPEPTHESSDNEGFSSQCARCSKEVKDIALIEASITSIQKTQQDIQRNLVALSRQLARQRATDDSVSLTGRHCLILCVLLLSQLLLNYVFT from the exons atgaaggaggagaaTTTGTTCCATCGGAGGTTTTCTCTGTGCCCCAATGCCACCTCCCCACCCAAAATTGACCCCCGCACCCTCACCCGGAACCTGTCCTATGGAGGAGACAACGACCTCTACAACCTCAGCCCAG gcagtgagacagacaggaatggTCTCTCCATGCTGAGTAATGAACTTAGTCCTGCCCAATCACCAGGCAGCAAG TCTGAGTCCAGGATGTTTGATGGTGTTGAGAAGGACTGTCCCTCCCCCACAGAGAAGCTGGCTCGGAAGGAGTCTCTCAAG GTCCAAAAGCAGAATTACAGGCAAGAGAAGAAACGGGCAGCTAAAGAACTGTTTAGTGCACTGAAGGACCCCAGTGTTGTCATCATGTCCAACTGGCTAAAG ATCCGTGGTTCTTTAAAGAGTTGGACAAAGCTGTGGTGTGCCCTGAAGCCTGGAGTTCTTTTGATCTATAAGACCCCCAAAACGGACCATTGGGTGGGCACTGTCCTCCTCAGTGCATGCAAGCTGATTGAGAGACCCTCAAAGAAGGACGGGTTCTGCTTCAAGCTCTACCACCCGCTGGACAAATCCATCTGGGCTGTCAAG GGTCCCAAAGGAGAGAATGTTGGCTCCATCACGCAGCCTCTACCCAGCAACTACCTGATCTTCAGAGCTGCTTCAGAGTCTGATG gCCGATGCTGGATGGATGCCCTGGAGCTGGCTCTCAGCTGCTCCAGTCTCTACAAACTGACAGCCAAagcagggagggaaggagataTTAGCACGTCTTCAGAGTCCTCCCATATACTCCACCTGCTGCAGTCTACCGGACTCACTGACACAGAGCTGCAACA GTTGAATGACACTGTGCTGCTGGGCAATCACCACATGGAGCATGACGGCTTTTCAGACAAATCGGAGCGCGAGGCTCATGACGACTGGGACACAACGCCAAATGAGAACGGTGGTAGGCTGACAGAGGAGAGcgacatggaccaatcagatgAGCTGTCCCCCGGGCCACAGGCCACAGCCTACGtagagcagagcacagaggagaTGGCTGAG gCTGGGGAGGCGTCCCAGGTGGAAACAGTATCAGAGGAGAATAAAGGTCTAATCTGGAGCCTGCTGAAGCAGCTGCGACCCGGCATGGACCTGTCCAAGGTGGTGCTGCCCACCTTCATCCTGGAGCCTCGCTCCTTCCTGGACAAGCTGTCTGACTACTACTACCACGCCGATCTGCTCTCACA AGCCGTGCTGGAGGAGAGTGCATATGGTCGGATCAAGCAGGTGTTGAGATGGTACTTGTCTGGTTTCTACAAGAAGCCTAAG GGTCTGAAGAAGCCTTACAACCCAATCCTGGGGGAGACATTTCGCTGCTGCTGGCTTCATCCTCAGACCAACAGCTGCACTTTCTACATAGCTGAACAG GTGTCCCACCATCCGCCCATCTCTGCCTTTTATGTCTGCAACAGGAAGGATGGTTTTTCAATCAGTGGAAGCATCCTGGCCAAGTCCAAGTTCTATG GTAACTCTCTGTCAGCTATTCTGGATGGCAAAGCCAGGCTGCTGTTCCTGAGCAAGGATGAGGAGTACGTCATCACAATGCCATACGCTCACTGCAAAG GTATCCTGTACGGCACTATGACCCTGGAGCTAGGTGGGAAGGTTACCATTGAgtgtgagaaaacaaaatgtttcacaGAGTTGGAGTTCAAACTAAAG CCTTTCCTTGGAGGCTCCTGCTCCGTGAATCAGATTAGCGGGAAGATCTTTGTGGGAGACGAGCTGCTGGCCACCGTCGATGGACACTGG GACAACGAAGTGTTCATTCACGAGAAGCGCACAGGCCAGCAGGAGACACTGTGGAATCCGAGTACAGACATCCGCAGCAGCCGTCTCAAGAGACAAGTGGTGCAGATCGACCAGCAGGGAGAGTTTGAGTCTGAAAG ACTGTGGCAGCATGTGACCAGTGCCATCATGGATCGGGACCAGCTGCGGGCCACCCAGGAGAAGTTTGTGCTGGAGGAAGCTCAGCGGAGGGAGGccagggagagaggagacaaacCCTGGATCCCACGACTTTTTCATCAGGACCCTGTCACCTCTGAGTGGACCTACAGACACATGga TATGCGGCCGTGGGACCCTGAGCGCTGTCTGGTTCAGTTTGAGAAGGACGGAGTGATTCAGACGCATGAGAAAAGCCAGAGACAACACAACGGACTCTCCTACAGCCACAGCTGGACCAGCCAACAGAAG GCTGAGGTGAATGGGAAGCACAGGAAGGCCAGCAGCCAGCCATCCAGCTGCAGCCAGAACACggagagcagcagcaccacacCGGAACCCACACACGAGTCCTCGGACAATgaag GGTTTTCGAGCCAGTGCGCACGGTGCAGTAAAGAGGTGAAGGACATCGCCCTGATAGAGGCCTCCATCACATCTATACAGAAGACGCAGCAGGATATTCAGAG gAACCTGGTGGCCCTGAGTCGTCAGCTGGCTCGTCAGAGGGCGACAGACGACAGCGTGTCACTAACGGGCCGTCACTGTCTTATCCTCTGCGttctgctcctctctcagctcctcctcaaCTATGTCTTCACCTGA
- the osbpl5 gene encoding oxysterol-binding protein-related protein 5 isoform X2 yields the protein MPPPHPKLTPAPSPGTCPMEETTTSTTSAQSESRMFDGVEKDCPSPTEKLARKESLKVQKQNYRQEKKRAAKELFSALKDPSVVIMSNWLKIRGSLKSWTKLWCALKPGVLLIYKTPKTDHWVGTVLLSACKLIERPSKKDGFCFKLYHPLDKSIWAVKGPKGENVGSITQPLPSNYLIFRAASESDGRCWMDALELALSCSSLYKLTAKAGREGDISTSSESSHILHLLQSTGLTDTELQQLNDTVLLGNHHMEHDGFSDKSEREAHDDWDTTPNENGGRLTEESDMDQSDELSPGPQATAYVEQSTEEMAEAGEASQVETVSEENKGLIWSLLKQLRPGMDLSKVVLPTFILEPRSFLDKLSDYYYHADLLSQAVLEESAYGRIKQVLRWYLSGFYKKPKGLKKPYNPILGETFRCCWLHPQTNSCTFYIAEQVSHHPPISAFYVCNRKDGFSISGSILAKSKFYGNSLSAILDGKARLLFLSKDEEYVITMPYAHCKGILYGTMTLELGGKVTIECEKTKCFTELEFKLKPFLGGSCSVNQISGKIFVGDELLATVDGHWDNEVFIHEKRTGQQETLWNPSTDIRSSRLKRQVVQIDQQGEFESERLWQHVTSAIMDRDQLRATQEKFVLEEAQRREARERGDKPWIPRLFHQDPVTSEWTYRHMDMRPWDPERCLVQFEKDGVIQTHEKSQRQHNGLSYSHSWTSQQKAEVNGKHRKASSQPSSCSQNTESSSTTPEPTHESSDNEGFSSQCARCSKEVKDIALIEASITSIQKTQQDIQRNLVALSRQLARQRATDDSVSLTGRHCLILCVLLLSQLLLNYVFT from the exons ATGCCACCTCCCCACCCAAAATTGACCCCCGCACCCTCACCCGGAACCTGTCCTATGGAGGAGACAACGACCTCTACAACCTCAGCCCAG TCTGAGTCCAGGATGTTTGATGGTGTTGAGAAGGACTGTCCCTCCCCCACAGAGAAGCTGGCTCGGAAGGAGTCTCTCAAG GTCCAAAAGCAGAATTACAGGCAAGAGAAGAAACGGGCAGCTAAAGAACTGTTTAGTGCACTGAAGGACCCCAGTGTTGTCATCATGTCCAACTGGCTAAAG ATCCGTGGTTCTTTAAAGAGTTGGACAAAGCTGTGGTGTGCCCTGAAGCCTGGAGTTCTTTTGATCTATAAGACCCCCAAAACGGACCATTGGGTGGGCACTGTCCTCCTCAGTGCATGCAAGCTGATTGAGAGACCCTCAAAGAAGGACGGGTTCTGCTTCAAGCTCTACCACCCGCTGGACAAATCCATCTGGGCTGTCAAG GGTCCCAAAGGAGAGAATGTTGGCTCCATCACGCAGCCTCTACCCAGCAACTACCTGATCTTCAGAGCTGCTTCAGAGTCTGATG gCCGATGCTGGATGGATGCCCTGGAGCTGGCTCTCAGCTGCTCCAGTCTCTACAAACTGACAGCCAAagcagggagggaaggagataTTAGCACGTCTTCAGAGTCCTCCCATATACTCCACCTGCTGCAGTCTACCGGACTCACTGACACAGAGCTGCAACA GTTGAATGACACTGTGCTGCTGGGCAATCACCACATGGAGCATGACGGCTTTTCAGACAAATCGGAGCGCGAGGCTCATGACGACTGGGACACAACGCCAAATGAGAACGGTGGTAGGCTGACAGAGGAGAGcgacatggaccaatcagatgAGCTGTCCCCCGGGCCACAGGCCACAGCCTACGtagagcagagcacagaggagaTGGCTGAG gCTGGGGAGGCGTCCCAGGTGGAAACAGTATCAGAGGAGAATAAAGGTCTAATCTGGAGCCTGCTGAAGCAGCTGCGACCCGGCATGGACCTGTCCAAGGTGGTGCTGCCCACCTTCATCCTGGAGCCTCGCTCCTTCCTGGACAAGCTGTCTGACTACTACTACCACGCCGATCTGCTCTCACA AGCCGTGCTGGAGGAGAGTGCATATGGTCGGATCAAGCAGGTGTTGAGATGGTACTTGTCTGGTTTCTACAAGAAGCCTAAG GGTCTGAAGAAGCCTTACAACCCAATCCTGGGGGAGACATTTCGCTGCTGCTGGCTTCATCCTCAGACCAACAGCTGCACTTTCTACATAGCTGAACAG GTGTCCCACCATCCGCCCATCTCTGCCTTTTATGTCTGCAACAGGAAGGATGGTTTTTCAATCAGTGGAAGCATCCTGGCCAAGTCCAAGTTCTATG GTAACTCTCTGTCAGCTATTCTGGATGGCAAAGCCAGGCTGCTGTTCCTGAGCAAGGATGAGGAGTACGTCATCACAATGCCATACGCTCACTGCAAAG GTATCCTGTACGGCACTATGACCCTGGAGCTAGGTGGGAAGGTTACCATTGAgtgtgagaaaacaaaatgtttcacaGAGTTGGAGTTCAAACTAAAG CCTTTCCTTGGAGGCTCCTGCTCCGTGAATCAGATTAGCGGGAAGATCTTTGTGGGAGACGAGCTGCTGGCCACCGTCGATGGACACTGG GACAACGAAGTGTTCATTCACGAGAAGCGCACAGGCCAGCAGGAGACACTGTGGAATCCGAGTACAGACATCCGCAGCAGCCGTCTCAAGAGACAAGTGGTGCAGATCGACCAGCAGGGAGAGTTTGAGTCTGAAAG ACTGTGGCAGCATGTGACCAGTGCCATCATGGATCGGGACCAGCTGCGGGCCACCCAGGAGAAGTTTGTGCTGGAGGAAGCTCAGCGGAGGGAGGccagggagagaggagacaaacCCTGGATCCCACGACTTTTTCATCAGGACCCTGTCACCTCTGAGTGGACCTACAGACACATGga TATGCGGCCGTGGGACCCTGAGCGCTGTCTGGTTCAGTTTGAGAAGGACGGAGTGATTCAGACGCATGAGAAAAGCCAGAGACAACACAACGGACTCTCCTACAGCCACAGCTGGACCAGCCAACAGAAG GCTGAGGTGAATGGGAAGCACAGGAAGGCCAGCAGCCAGCCATCCAGCTGCAGCCAGAACACggagagcagcagcaccacacCGGAACCCACACACGAGTCCTCGGACAATgaag GGTTTTCGAGCCAGTGCGCACGGTGCAGTAAAGAGGTGAAGGACATCGCCCTGATAGAGGCCTCCATCACATCTATACAGAAGACGCAGCAGGATATTCAGAG gAACCTGGTGGCCCTGAGTCGTCAGCTGGCTCGTCAGAGGGCGACAGACGACAGCGTGTCACTAACGGGCCGTCACTGTCTTATCCTCTGCGttctgctcctctctcagctcctcctcaaCTATGTCTTCACCTGA